In a single window of the Coprothermobacter proteolyticus DSM 5265 genome:
- a CDS encoding DUF2922 domain-containing protein: MVTLNLSFKTDMDKTMVLRIPDPVMDLTTQQIQEAASAIVVTGVIKSEKLGKPVQLVDANYVERTATDMLP, encoded by the coding sequence ATGGTTACATTGAATCTGAGCTTTAAAACAGACATGGACAAAACCATGGTTCTGAGAATCCCTGATCCAGTAATGGATCTAACAACGCAGCAAATACAAGAAGCTGCTAGCGCCATAGTGGTTACAGGAGTAATCAAGAGCGAAAAATTGGGAAAACCCGTTCAGCTTGTTGATGCAAATTACGTGGAGCGTACCGCAACGGACATGCTGCCTTAA
- a CDS encoding pyruvate carboxylase subunit B, producing the protein MGIQLHDQTLRDGHQSLLATRLRTEDMLDVAPLMDEVGFFSVEVWGGATFDAAMRYLNEDPWQRLQVLREKFKKTPLQMLLRGMNLVAYRNFPDDVVEEFIRLSRKNGIDNFRIFDALNDLRNLEVPIKAVKKYGGHAQGALSYTESPVHTVEYYVENFKKLAEMGCDSLVIKDMAGIISPRRAKEIIEGIKAAGIDLPLELHSHCSSGMTEMAYMEAIHAGIDILDTCMSPFANGVSQPPTESIVAALQSTQWDTGYDLKLLMRIREKLMVVWNKYSHLHEETLLRPDPGVLEYKIPGGMMSNMISQLRNMNALDKLPQILQEVPVVWREFGYPPLVTPMSQIVGSQSVANIIGGERYKIVPKETKDYLRGMYGRPPAPIDEDVLQKVFGPNWKDQIITVRPADLLEPELERRREELKKMGLLKKEEDVLTYTIFPDVALRFFRGEIQPEFTSKDLPLKKKVFEVDIGDTTYKVRLN; encoded by the coding sequence ATGGGAATACAACTGCACGATCAAACATTGAGAGACGGCCACCAGTCTCTGCTCGCTACTAGATTGCGCACAGAAGACATGCTGGACGTTGCTCCTCTCATGGATGAGGTGGGATTCTTCTCTGTGGAAGTGTGGGGTGGAGCAACCTTTGACGCTGCTATGAGGTACCTCAATGAAGACCCCTGGCAAAGACTGCAGGTTCTTCGAGAAAAGTTTAAGAAGACACCCCTGCAAATGCTACTAAGAGGCATGAACTTGGTTGCTTACCGCAACTTTCCTGACGATGTAGTAGAGGAGTTCATCCGTCTGTCACGTAAAAACGGCATTGACAATTTTCGCATTTTTGACGCGCTTAATGACCTGAGAAACTTGGAAGTACCCATTAAAGCTGTGAAAAAATACGGTGGACATGCCCAGGGTGCTCTGTCATACACGGAAAGTCCTGTTCACACAGTAGAGTACTACGTGGAAAACTTTAAGAAGCTAGCGGAAATGGGTTGTGATTCTTTGGTGATTAAGGATATGGCAGGTATTATTTCGCCAAGGCGGGCAAAAGAGATCATTGAGGGCATTAAGGCAGCTGGCATTGATCTACCACTGGAGCTACACTCCCACTGCAGCAGTGGTATGACAGAGATGGCTTACATGGAAGCGATTCATGCAGGCATTGATATTTTAGATACTTGCATGTCACCCTTTGCTAACGGTGTTTCCCAGCCGCCCACGGAATCCATTGTTGCCGCTTTACAAAGCACACAGTGGGACACAGGATATGACCTAAAACTGCTTATGCGTATAAGGGAAAAGCTCATGGTGGTGTGGAACAAATACAGCCACCTACATGAAGAGACGCTGCTTAGGCCTGACCCAGGGGTTTTGGAATACAAAATACCAGGCGGAATGATGAGCAACATGATATCCCAGCTTAGGAACATGAATGCCCTGGATAAACTACCTCAAATACTGCAAGAAGTGCCAGTAGTCTGGAGAGAATTTGGCTACCCACCCTTAGTCACACCCATGAGCCAGATTGTGGGCAGTCAATCGGTGGCAAACATAATAGGTGGAGAACGTTACAAGATTGTACCCAAGGAAACTAAAGATTATCTAAGGGGCATGTACGGAAGACCGCCTGCCCCCATTGATGAAGACGTGCTACAAAAGGTGTTTGGACCGAACTGGAAAGACCAAATCATAACAGTAAGGCCAGCAGACCTGTTGGAGCCTGAGTTAGAACGACGTCGTGAAGAACTCAAGAAGATGGGTTTACTCAAGAAGGAAGAAGATGTGCTCACCTACACCATATTCCCTGATGTGGCATTGAGGTTCTTCAGAGGCGAGATACAACCTGAATTCACATCCAAAGACTTGCCGCTCAAGAAAAAAGTCTTTGAAGTGGACATAGGGGACACCACATACAAAGTAAGACTGAACTAA
- a CDS encoding two-component system sensor histidine kinase NtrB produces the protein MSLRVRFWIVAIVPLLLAVFLITWLFSTNMWNIYLQERETKLQGVLNLMVKNFEAVAPQQDKDSLITNALRGDVQLQEEARVRLTAALLPYNQALQNAMPTLGLSYSISLLGGPIAEVKNPEAEGKTRVEISAPIYWAGEQIGAARIWETADDLRASFTKTRNTILGAVGGILLLAVLLAFLVIESVNRDIVNLVKQLPSLKESQLPVGTFRGEIGLIASTANELAAELKERTQALNAVMENSPVGLALVKNHEIILKNPIMEKLLPDLENRISTDTPDYYHENIRTNDKNISLTFLRVSEDELIVVAEDLTDIINMREAMALQERLAALGRFSAGIAHEIRNPLTAIRGFSQMILKQGSPEDKAYAEKILREQERVEKLVRDMLVYARPRTAEKKPINLYEFATQHFGENPQITLDIPKNLVWNLDEEYLLQIVSNLVGNAFDAGATQVWVEARREGQNLVLRVANNGTPIPQEDLGKIFEPFYTTKSTGTGLGLAIVRSAAEIQGGSISVKQSSGKTVFEIIFPNGSGTTGNY, from the coding sequence ATGAGTCTTAGAGTACGTTTTTGGATTGTAGCCATTGTCCCATTGCTGCTAGCAGTGTTCCTTATAACATGGCTCTTTTCTACGAACATGTGGAACATTTACCTTCAGGAAAGAGAAACCAAACTACAGGGCGTGCTGAACTTGATGGTAAAGAACTTCGAAGCCGTTGCACCCCAGCAGGACAAAGACTCACTCATAACTAATGCCTTAAGAGGTGATGTCCAACTTCAGGAAGAAGCACGAGTTAGGCTTACCGCTGCCCTGCTACCTTACAATCAGGCACTGCAAAATGCAATGCCCACACTGGGGCTTTCTTACTCAATTTCTTTGCTAGGTGGACCCATTGCTGAAGTGAAAAACCCAGAGGCAGAGGGAAAGACCCGCGTGGAGATTTCTGCCCCCATTTACTGGGCTGGTGAGCAAATTGGTGCTGCCAGGATTTGGGAAACTGCAGATGACCTCAGAGCCAGCTTTACAAAGACGAGAAACACGATACTGGGTGCTGTGGGAGGAATTCTTCTACTGGCTGTGCTACTAGCTTTCCTTGTCATTGAAAGTGTGAACAGGGACATTGTGAATTTGGTGAAGCAGCTGCCCTCTTTGAAGGAAAGTCAGCTCCCAGTAGGCACCTTCAGAGGGGAAATAGGGCTCATTGCAAGCACTGCAAACGAGTTAGCTGCAGAGCTAAAGGAACGAACTCAGGCATTAAATGCAGTTATGGAGAACAGTCCTGTGGGACTGGCACTGGTAAAGAATCATGAGATCATACTGAAAAACCCCATTATGGAAAAACTGCTGCCTGACTTAGAAAATCGCATCTCCACTGACACACCAGATTACTATCATGAGAACATAAGAACAAATGACAAGAACATTTCTCTTACATTTCTTAGAGTGTCTGAGGACGAGCTCATAGTGGTGGCTGAAGATTTGACGGATATTATAAACATGAGAGAAGCTATGGCTCTTCAAGAACGCCTGGCTGCCTTGGGTAGGTTCTCAGCAGGTATTGCTCATGAGATAAGAAACCCGTTAACAGCCATTAGGGGCTTTTCGCAGATGATCCTAAAACAGGGTAGCCCAGAAGATAAAGCATATGCAGAAAAAATATTAAGAGAACAAGAACGTGTAGAAAAACTTGTAAGAGACATGCTGGTTTACGCTAGACCCAGAACAGCTGAGAAGAAACCCATAAACCTTTATGAGTTCGCCACACAACATTTCGGAGAGAACCCACAGATTACGCTGGACATACCAAAAAACCTTGTATGGAACTTGGATGAGGAGTACTTGCTGCAAATAGTGAGCAATCTGGTGGGCAACGCATTTGACGCTGGAGCCACACAGGTGTGGGTGGAAGCAAGAAGAGAAGGACAAAACTTGGTTTTGAGAGTGGCCAATAACGGCACTCCCATACCTCAAGAAGATTTGGGAAAGATTTTTGAACCCTTCTACACCACAAAGAGCACAGGCACAGGTTTGGGACTGGCTATTGTGAGAAGCGCAGCAGAGATACAAGGTGGTAGCATTTCAGTGAAGCAATCGAGTGGAAAAACGGTTTTTGAAATCATCTTCCCAAACGGTTCTGGCACCACAGGTAACTATTAA
- a CDS encoding DUF72 domain-containing protein yields MELRVGTSGFSYQDWVGAVYPETLKKTRWFDYYATVFNTVEINSSFYAIPSKKTIDSLCRRAPKGFLFTMKVYQEITHKGNTEPLPQMLDAVSTIPENGHGLILLLQFPYSFHKTPENISYLQKVLEAIPFEKAVEMRHPAWFDEDLVRISQDFGFVPVSLDSPYLKKIIPTQTLYMRFHGRNTEKWWQHEEAYERYDYLYSEQELTELVKEIKETRSDRYLLYFNNHYQGKAFKNAQMLLELWNTD; encoded by the coding sequence ATGGAGCTGAGAGTTGGTACAAGCGGCTTTTCTTACCAAGACTGGGTGGGAGCCGTTTATCCTGAAACGCTGAAAAAAACACGATGGTTTGACTATTACGCTACCGTTTTCAATACGGTGGAAATAAACAGCAGTTTTTATGCCATTCCAAGCAAGAAAACCATAGACAGTTTATGCAGAAGAGCGCCCAAAGGCTTCCTCTTTACCATGAAGGTGTACCAAGAGATTACCCACAAAGGGAATACAGAGCCGCTTCCACAGATGCTGGATGCTGTGAGCACCATACCAGAAAATGGACACGGCCTTATACTGCTCTTGCAGTTTCCCTATTCTTTTCACAAGACACCGGAAAACATTAGCTACTTGCAGAAAGTGTTGGAAGCCATACCTTTTGAAAAAGCTGTAGAGATGAGGCATCCAGCTTGGTTTGATGAAGATTTAGTTAGAATATCACAAGACTTCGGCTTTGTCCCCGTATCGTTAGATTCGCCCTACTTAAAGAAAATCATACCTACGCAGACCCTGTACATGCGTTTCCACGGTAGGAATACTGAAAAATGGTGGCAGCATGAGGAAGCATATGAGCGATATGATTACCTTTACAGTGAGCAAGAACTGACGGAGCTTGTAAAAGAGATAAAAGAAACTAGAAGTGATAGGTACCTACTTTACTTCAACAACCATTATCAGGGAAAGGCATTTAAGAACGCCCAAATGCTACTTGAACTATGGAATACAGACTAA
- a CDS encoding DUF1659 domain-containing protein: MEEVKRTVRIVWLNSEGKKRLWSLNNIDPTATATSIMELTNALGTLTTRVTTGVQLMVVNNLLP, translated from the coding sequence ATGGAAGAAGTGAAGAGAACAGTAAGGATTGTGTGGTTGAACAGTGAAGGCAAGAAACGCCTTTGGTCACTGAACAACATCGACCCAACGGCAACGGCTACCAGCATTATGGAGCTAACCAATGCCCTGGGCACACTGACCACCAGAGTAACTACTGGTGTGCAGCTCATGGTAGTAAACAACTTACTACCCTAA
- a CDS encoding glucosaminidase domain-containing protein codes for MWELTPDTKILSESKLTWLELQKGLKGTPMEVLAPTFVCAEKLSKVNALLLTSVAVLESGWGKSALSKRTKNLFGFQAYDRNPSGAKVFISYEEGIFFVAEYIRTRYATAGGAYYKGGTLKAMGSLWASDPQWTQKVCSVAATLRRRAQ; via the coding sequence ATGTGGGAATTGACACCTGATACGAAGATTCTCAGCGAAAGCAAACTTACTTGGCTGGAACTACAAAAAGGGCTAAAAGGCACACCCATGGAAGTACTGGCTCCCACCTTCGTTTGTGCTGAGAAACTAAGCAAGGTAAATGCGCTGCTACTCACCAGCGTGGCAGTGCTGGAAAGTGGTTGGGGCAAGTCAGCACTAAGTAAACGCACAAAGAATTTGTTCGGCTTTCAGGCATATGACAGAAACCCATCAGGAGCGAAGGTGTTTATCAGCTATGAGGAAGGCATTTTCTTTGTAGCAGAGTACATCAGAACCAGGTACGCAACAGCGGGAGGCGCTTACTACAAAGGTGGCACCCTTAAAGCCATGGGAAGCTTGTGGGCAAGTGATCCACAATGGACACAAAAGGTATGCAGCGTGGCTGCCACATTGAGGCGGCGTGCTCAATAA
- a CDS encoding LemA family protein: MWIAIVVLVLVLIVIWIYNRLIQLKNRVQNAWHQIEVQLQRRHDLIPNLVETVKGYASHEKETFERVVAARNKAMSANTPGEMGRAEGELTQALGRLFALAESYPELKANENFIRLQEELTSTENKVAYARQAYNDTVMMFNQTIQMFPYNLLAGPMNLKPAEYFEAEEEAQNVPKVEF, encoded by the coding sequence ATGTGGATTGCAATTGTAGTTCTGGTCTTAGTACTCATCGTCATTTGGATTTATAACCGTTTGATCCAGCTGAAAAACCGCGTACAGAATGCTTGGCATCAAATTGAGGTCCAACTTCAGAGAAGGCATGACTTAATACCTAACTTGGTAGAAACGGTAAAAGGTTACGCGTCACACGAAAAGGAAACCTTCGAAAGGGTGGTCGCTGCCAGAAACAAGGCCATGTCAGCTAACACACCAGGGGAAATGGGCAGGGCTGAGGGCGAATTAACGCAAGCTTTGGGACGCCTTTTTGCTCTGGCAGAAAGTTACCCTGAACTAAAAGCCAACGAGAATTTTATACGACTTCAAGAAGAACTTACCAGCACTGAAAATAAGGTTGCCTATGCCAGGCAAGCTTATAACGATACCGTCATGATGTTTAACCAAACCATACAAATGTTCCCTTACAATTTGCTGGCAGGCCCAATGAATTTGAAGCCTGCTGAATACTTCGAAGCTGAAGAAGAAGCTCAAAATGTCCCCAAAGTGGAGTTTTAG
- the ymfI gene encoding elongation factor P 5-aminopentanone reductase: MRYTGKAALVTGGSRGIGAAVVKRLAQEGLKVAFFYRQRMDKVEELLEWARDAQLTVVPIKVDITDPRSLLSAITDAKANVGPIDYLVNNAGVSHYKLLTEEEERELEEVLRTNLESVILLTREIAKGMVIRSFGSIVNISSIWGLYGGSCEAVYAATKGGIISFTRSLAKELGPSNVRVNCVAPGVVRTDMMLNHFTEEEIAQLCQRIPLGRLAHPEEVASAVAFLLSDEASYISGSVLEVSGGFIS, from the coding sequence ATGAGGTATACAGGCAAAGCAGCATTAGTAACGGGTGGTTCTCGTGGCATTGGCGCTGCCGTGGTTAAGCGTTTAGCGCAGGAAGGACTCAAGGTGGCTTTCTTTTACAGGCAGCGAATGGACAAAGTAGAAGAGCTGCTTGAGTGGGCACGAGATGCTCAGCTTACCGTGGTGCCCATCAAGGTGGACATAACTGATCCTAGAAGTTTGCTTAGCGCTATTACCGATGCAAAAGCCAACGTAGGTCCCATCGATTACCTGGTGAATAATGCTGGCGTGTCACATTACAAATTGCTTACTGAAGAAGAAGAACGAGAACTTGAGGAAGTCTTACGCACCAATTTAGAATCAGTCATATTGCTTACCAGAGAAATAGCAAAAGGCATGGTCATACGCAGTTTTGGTTCCATTGTGAACATTTCCTCTATTTGGGGCCTCTATGGAGGTTCATGTGAAGCAGTCTACGCTGCCACAAAAGGCGGCATTATCAGCTTTACCAGATCACTTGCCAAAGAGCTGGGTCCCAGTAATGTACGTGTGAACTGTGTAGCTCCTGGTGTGGTGCGTACCGACATGATGCTAAACCACTTCACTGAAGAAGAAATCGCTCAGCTGTGCCAGCGAATTCCCTTAGGCAGGTTAGCTCATCCTGAAGAAGTTGCGTCTGCAGTGGCCTTTTTGCTTTCCGATGAAGCTAGTTACATAAGCGGCAGTGTTTTGGAAGTCTCCGGCGGTTTTATTTCTTAG
- a CDS encoding YvrJ family protein — translation MDIIQIVGSLGFPIAVAAYFIVEINKTLAQLLLAIKDLSQEIALLKEAVRTNVGIDT, via the coding sequence ATGGACATTATTCAAATAGTTGGCAGCTTGGGTTTCCCCATAGCAGTGGCTGCCTACTTTATCGTGGAAATAAACAAAACACTGGCGCAACTGCTACTTGCCATAAAAGATCTTTCACAAGAAATTGCACTACTAAAGGAGGCGGTGAGAACCAATGTGGGAATTGACACCTGA
- a CDS encoding helix-turn-helix domain-containing protein, with translation MKLNRKRLIQMCVERGWSLYRLAIEAGVDPSHLYRILSGKRGAGVNTVFKIAQTLGCSPLDLIYNEEPADPDNRK, from the coding sequence ATGAAGCTGAACAGAAAAAGGCTAATTCAAATGTGTGTAGAACGGGGTTGGAGTTTGTACCGCTTGGCCATTGAAGCTGGGGTAGACCCCAGCCATCTGTACCGTATCCTGAGTGGGAAAAGGGGAGCGGGAGTGAATACCGTCTTTAAGATTGCTCAGACCTTGGGATGTTCACCTTTGGATCTCATATACAATGAAGAACCTGCCGACCCAGATAACCGCAAGTGA